One stretch of Riemerella columbina DNA includes these proteins:
- a CDS encoding ExbD/TolR family protein, with translation MAEVQVQDKGEKGGKVRSKKQSTRVDMTPMVDLGFLLITFFMFTTTFSKPNVMDLGLPAKPKKDAPKPPPTEIDLSNSISIIIGKDNRIFYHQLDQAGLNEQTLQETTYDKDGITKVIEDAKKRAKDLTKFTVIIKPTDDAVYKNFVDILDEMAVTKSEQYGVTDIKTWEQAVYDKKVGTAK, from the coding sequence ATGGCAGAAGTACAAGTACAGGACAAAGGCGAAAAGGGCGGCAAGGTCCGCTCCAAAAAGCAATCCACGCGAGTGGATATGACCCCGATGGTGGACTTAGGGTTTCTATTGATTACATTCTTTATGTTTACCACAACCTTTAGTAAACCTAATGTAATGGATTTAGGTCTTCCGGCTAAGCCGAAAAAAGATGCGCCTAAACCACCTCCTACAGAGATTGATTTATCTAACTCTATCTCCATTATTATCGGGAAAGATAATAGAATCTTTTATCATCAGTTAGACCAAGCAGGGCTTAACGAACAAACTTTGCAGGAAACCACCTATGATAAAGATGGAATTACAAAAGTAATTGAGGATGCTAAGAAGCGGGCTAAAGATCTTACTAAATTTACAGTAATTATTAAGCCTACGGATGATGCAGTGTATAAAAATTTTGTGGATATCTTAGATGAAATGGCAGTAACAAAAAGTGAACAATACGGGGTTACCGATATTAAAACTTGGGAACAAGCCGTTTATGACAAAAAGGTAGGAACTGCAAAATAA
- a CDS encoding glycosyltransferase family 2 protein: MAEVSIITPCYNASQFIRETIESVLNQTFTDWEWLISDDHSTDHSVEIIREYSDERIILITTETNGGAGHARNLALQKAKGRYITFLDADDLWTPHFLEKMLQFMKANRAELAYSNYARCNEEMVPQIADFQADKVVTFNNLLKTCRLSLLSSMYDSQRVGKVFFPEGTKREDHIMWLNLLKKIPQGLPLPKTMAKYRMHSNSVSRKKSNIIKDQYLVYKDYMNFSTVKSLYYTAHWAFNGFLKYNKWFN, encoded by the coding sequence ATGGCAGAAGTTTCCATCATTACGCCTTGTTATAACGCTTCTCAATTCATTAGAGAAACCATAGAGTCTGTTCTTAATCAAACTTTTACAGACTGGGAATGGTTGATTTCTGACGACCACTCCACTGATCATTCCGTGGAAATTATCCGAGAGTATTCAGATGAACGCATCATTCTCATCACCACAGAAACCAATGGCGGCGCTGGACACGCCAGAAATTTAGCGCTACAAAAAGCCAAAGGCAGATACATTACTTTTCTGGATGCCGACGACCTCTGGACGCCTCATTTCTTAGAGAAGATGCTCCAGTTTATGAAAGCCAACCGTGCCGAATTGGCATATTCTAACTATGCCCGTTGCAATGAAGAGATGGTGCCGCAAATCGCCGATTTTCAAGCGGACAAGGTGGTAACTTTTAATAATTTACTGAAGACCTGTCGGCTATCACTCCTTTCATCTATGTACGACAGCCAGCGCGTGGGCAAAGTATTTTTCCCTGAAGGGACCAAGCGTGAAGACCATATTATGTGGCTCAATTTGCTCAAAAAAATCCCACAAGGGCTACCGCTCCCCAAAACGATGGCAAAGTATAGAATGCACTCCAATAGTGTATCCAGAAAAAAATCTAATATTATAAAAGACCAATATTTGGTTTATAAAGATTATATGAATTTTTCCACCGTTAAATCCCTATACTATACGGCACATTGGGCTTTTAATGGCTTTTTAAAATATAATAAGTGGTTTAATTAA
- the ureA gene encoding urease subunit gamma produces MHLTPRETEKLMLHFAGELAQKRKDRGLKLNYPEAIALISSYLLEGARDGKSVAQLMQDGAKVLTRKDVMPGVPEMIHDVQIEATFPDGTKLVTVHNPIR; encoded by the coding sequence ATGCACTTAACACCAAGAGAAACAGAGAAGCTAATGCTGCACTTTGCAGGAGAATTAGCACAAAAGAGAAAAGACCGTGGGTTAAAACTCAACTACCCAGAGGCTATAGCGCTTATCAGCAGCTACCTTTTAGAAGGTGCCAGAGATGGGAAATCAGTAGCACAACTGATGCAAGATGGCGCCAAAGTCCTTACCCGTAAAGATGTCATGCCTGGCGTTCCAGAGATGATTCACGATGTACAGATAGAAGCCACCTTCCCAGACGGGACTAAACTCGTAACGGTTCATAACCCTATTCGTTAA
- a CDS encoding MotA/TolQ/ExbB proton channel family protein, giving the protein MEMNVSNTEEQVIARKKSGLNPAVVLPILYVIALSIYIFILGNPGNFKEDARIAGQASVAFSDIPSKELHPESFMGIIYMGGPVVHILILFMITVIVFSFERFFVLKKAQGTGNLDNFVLEIRGLLNQNRIDEAIAKCDEQKGSVGNVVKEGLVTYKALAHDNTMDKEKKMVALTKALEEATTLEMPMLEKNMMILSTLGTVATLVALLGTVIGMIKAFFALGSGGGTPDAAALSIGISEALINTALGIGTSAIAIILYNFFTSKIDGLTYKIDEIGMSIQQSFAEFN; this is encoded by the coding sequence ATGGAAATGAATGTTTCAAACACAGAGGAGCAAGTAATTGCAAGAAAGAAGAGTGGGTTAAACCCAGCAGTTGTATTACCTATTTTGTATGTAATCGCTTTAAGTATTTACATCTTTATATTAGGTAATCCGGGTAATTTTAAGGAAGATGCAAGAATAGCTGGACAAGCATCAGTTGCTTTTTCTGATATTCCATCTAAAGAATTACATCCAGAATCTTTTATGGGGATTATCTACATGGGGGGACCTGTAGTACACATCTTGATTTTATTTATGATTACCGTTATCGTGTTCTCTTTTGAGCGTTTCTTCGTTCTTAAAAAAGCACAAGGAACTGGGAACTTGGATAACTTCGTACTTGAAATCAGAGGTCTTCTTAACCAAAACAGAATTGATGAAGCTATAGCAAAATGCGACGAGCAAAAAGGTTCTGTAGGTAATGTAGTGAAAGAAGGTTTGGTAACTTACAAAGCCCTTGCTCACGATAATACTATGGACAAAGAGAAGAAAATGGTGGCGTTAACTAAAGCGTTAGAAGAAGCGACTACACTTGAAATGCCAATGTTAGAGAAAAATATGATGATCCTATCTACATTAGGTACTGTAGCGACCTTAGTAGCGTTATTAGGTACCGTAATTGGTATGATTAAAGCGTTCTTCGCGCTAGGTTCAGGTGGTGGTACACCAGATGCTGCAGCGTTATCTATCGGTATCTCTGAGGCCTTGATTAACACGGCATTAGGTATTGGTACTTCCGCTATCGCGATTATCCTTTACAACTTCTTTACTTCTAAAATCGATGGATTAACATATAAGATTGACGAAATCGGAATGTCTATCCAGCAGTCTTTTGCAGAATTCAACTAA
- the leuS gene encoding leucine--tRNA ligase: MFYNHQEIEKKWQKFWEEHQTFKASDSTTQPKYYVLDMFPYPSGAGLHVGHPLGYIASDIYARFKRHQGYNVLHPIGYDSFGLPAEQYAIQTGQHPAITTENNVTRYEEQLRKIGFSFDWSREVRTSDPSYYRWTQWIFIQFFHSWYNKATDKAEPIETLIAHFEQYGTENLQAVETEALHFSAEEWANASEVDQQDILLNYRMAYRAETTVNWCPALGTVLANDEVKDGKSERGGYPVYQKKMTQWSMRITAYSERLLQGLKTLDWPQPLKDSQEYWIGKSQGASVDFKVKADNAEEAGVITVFTTRPDTIFGVSFLTLAPEHELVAKITTPEQKSEVEAYVEATSKRTERDRMADVKTISGVFTGAYATHPITGEAIPIWIGDYVLAGYGTGAVMAVPCGDERDYAFAHHFNIPIKNIFNQDISEKAFTAKEGMVYENSDYLNGVSDFNEAVAKTIADLENRGAGTRKINYRQRDAIFSRQRYWGEPVPIYYKEGMPYTLPLSALPLELPEVEKYLPTEDGDPPLGNAKKFAWDEVNQKVVAVDLIDDQTVFPLELSTMPGWAGSSWYYLRYMDPHDQQAFCAKEKSDYWGQVDLYIGGSEHATGHLLYSRFWNKFLKDRGFIKQEEPFQKLINQGMILGMSAFVFRVDGTNQLVSKNLAKDYNTQKIHIDIALLKGTSDELDIEAFRQWRAEFADAEFILEDGKYITEREVEKMSKSKYNVVNPDDICEEYGADCLRLYEMFLGPLEQSKPWNTQGVSGVYGFLKKFYNLYFDGDAFSVSEDQPTKAEYKVLHTLIKKVIFDIEHFSFNTSVSSFMIAVNDLQKLKCNKRAILEPLAVLISPYAPHICEELWQQLGHTQSIEFEAFPALDEAYLKEDEIEYPVSFNGKMRFKMPLSADLSKEEIEKIALEDERVRQQLGKNTVKKIIVVPKKIINIVY; encoded by the coding sequence ATGTTTTATAACCACCAAGAAATAGAAAAAAAATGGCAGAAGTTTTGGGAAGAGCATCAGACTTTTAAAGCTTCGGATAGCACCACACAGCCTAAATATTATGTTTTAGATATGTTTCCGTATCCCTCTGGGGCGGGCTTACATGTGGGGCATCCGCTGGGGTACATCGCTTCGGATATTTACGCAAGGTTTAAAAGGCACCAAGGCTATAATGTGCTCCATCCCATCGGCTATGATTCCTTTGGGCTTCCTGCTGAGCAATATGCAATACAGACAGGGCAGCACCCCGCTATTACCACAGAAAATAATGTCACAAGATACGAAGAACAGCTGAGAAAAATCGGTTTCTCCTTTGATTGGAGCCGAGAGGTGCGCACTTCCGATCCTTCTTATTACCGATGGACACAGTGGATTTTCATCCAATTTTTCCACTCTTGGTATAATAAAGCCACCGATAAGGCAGAGCCGATAGAAACGCTCATCGCTCATTTTGAACAATATGGCACCGAAAATCTACAAGCGGTAGAAACCGAAGCCTTGCATTTTAGCGCTGAAGAATGGGCAAACGCCTCCGAAGTAGACCAACAAGACATTCTCCTTAATTATAGAATGGCGTACCGTGCGGAAACAACGGTCAATTGGTGTCCTGCATTAGGAACGGTATTGGCGAATGATGAGGTTAAAGATGGCAAGTCCGAAAGAGGCGGCTATCCTGTGTATCAAAAGAAAATGACGCAGTGGAGTATGCGGATTACCGCCTATTCTGAGCGTTTGCTCCAAGGGCTTAAAACTTTAGATTGGCCACAACCGCTCAAAGACAGCCAAGAATATTGGATTGGCAAATCTCAAGGAGCCTCTGTAGATTTTAAAGTGAAAGCGGACAATGCCGAAGAAGCAGGCGTTATCACGGTGTTTACCACGCGCCCAGATACTATTTTTGGTGTGAGTTTCCTCACTTTGGCACCAGAACACGAGTTGGTGGCTAAAATCACGACACCAGAGCAAAAATCGGAGGTGGAAGCTTATGTAGAAGCCACTTCTAAACGCACCGAGCGCGATAGAATGGCGGATGTTAAAACCATTTCTGGCGTATTCACAGGAGCTTATGCGACGCATCCTATCACGGGCGAGGCGATTCCAATTTGGATTGGAGATTATGTTTTGGCAGGCTATGGCACGGGTGCGGTTATGGCGGTGCCTTGTGGCGATGAGCGGGATTATGCCTTTGCCCACCATTTCAACATTCCGATAAAGAACATTTTTAACCAAGATATTTCAGAAAAAGCCTTCACCGCAAAAGAAGGAATGGTGTATGAAAATTCTGATTACCTCAATGGTGTTTCAGATTTTAATGAAGCGGTAGCGAAGACCATTGCCGATTTAGAAAACCGAGGTGCGGGCACAAGAAAAATCAATTATCGCCAGCGCGATGCCATTTTCTCTCGCCAAAGGTATTGGGGGGAGCCTGTCCCTATTTATTATAAAGAAGGAATGCCATACACGCTGCCATTATCGGCGTTGCCATTGGAACTTCCAGAGGTAGAAAAATATCTGCCTACCGAAGATGGCGACCCACCATTGGGCAATGCAAAAAAATTCGCTTGGGATGAGGTTAATCAGAAAGTGGTTGCGGTAGATTTGATAGATGACCAAACGGTTTTCCCGTTAGAGCTTTCAACAATGCCAGGCTGGGCGGGCAGTTCGTGGTATTATTTAAGGTATATGGATCCGCACGACCAACAGGCATTTTGTGCCAAAGAAAAGTCGGATTATTGGGGACAGGTAGATTTGTATATTGGGGGCAGTGAGCACGCCACGGGGCATTTGCTTTACTCTCGTTTTTGGAATAAATTCTTGAAGGATAGAGGCTTCATCAAACAAGAAGAGCCGTTTCAAAAGCTCATCAACCAAGGGATGATTTTAGGAATGAGTGCTTTTGTATTTAGGGTAGATGGTACCAATCAGCTGGTATCTAAAAACTTAGCGAAAGACTATAACACGCAGAAAATTCATATTGATATCGCCTTACTGAAGGGCACTTCGGACGAGTTGGATATAGAAGCGTTTAGACAATGGCGCGCTGAGTTTGCGGATGCTGAGTTTATTTTAGAAGACGGCAAGTACATCACCGAAAGAGAGGTGGAGAAAATGTCTAAATCTAAATACAATGTGGTAAATCCAGATGATATTTGTGAGGAATATGGCGCCGACTGTTTAAGGCTCTACGAAATGTTTTTAGGACCATTGGAACAGTCTAAACCGTGGAATACCCAAGGGGTGAGCGGTGTTTATGGCTTCCTTAAAAAGTTTTATAACCTTTATTTTGATGGGGATGCGTTCTCGGTATCAGAGGACCAGCCGACCAAAGCGGAATATAAGGTGTTGCATACTTTAATTAAGAAAGTTATTTTTGATATAGAGCACTTTTCGTTCAATACTTCGGTGTCTTCATTTATGATAGCGGTGAATGATTTGCAAAAACTCAAGTGTAATAAAAGAGCGATTTTAGAACCTTTAGCCGTGCTGATATCGCCGTATGCACCGCATATTTGTGAGGAACTTTGGCAGCAGTTAGGGCACACGCAATCCATCGAGTTTGAGGCGTTCCCAGCGCTGGATGAGGCTTATCTGAAAGAAGATGAGATAGAATATCCGGTGAGCTTCAACGGAAAAATGAGGTTTAAAATGCCACTTTCTGCGGACTTATCTAAGGAGGAAATAGAAAAAATAGCCTTAGAAGATGAGCGTGTGCGGCAACAATTGGGTAAAAATACGGTGAAGAAAATCATTGTGGTGCCTAAAAAAATCATCAATATTGTGTATTAG
- a CDS encoding ExbD/TolR family protein, translating into MARVKPKRHGVVTDMTAMCDVAFLLLTFFILTTQFKKPDVEQIKPPSSISEKLLPDASLMTVNVTPDGKFYFQPVDNGTERIQLLESMGQKYGLTFSDKEKVAFTKVQAVGVPMTQLKSFLNLKEDEQKAFKSSTGIPLDSTNKQVIDWVEQSLKINPNYKLAIKGDSETNYPKVKNLFEGLRDIEFYKFWLITTQEGK; encoded by the coding sequence ATGGCGAGAGTCAAACCAAAAAGACATGGGGTAGTAACCGATATGACGGCGATGTGTGATGTGGCCTTCTTACTACTGACCTTCTTTATCTTGACCACTCAGTTTAAAAAACCTGATGTGGAACAGATTAAACCGCCATCTTCTATATCTGAAAAGTTGTTGCCAGATGCTAGTCTTATGACGGTTAATGTAACACCAGATGGTAAATTCTATTTCCAGCCCGTAGATAACGGAACTGAGAGAATACAACTCTTAGAAAGTATGGGGCAAAAATATGGGCTTACCTTCTCAGATAAAGAGAAAGTAGCATTCACTAAAGTTCAAGCCGTAGGCGTGCCTATGACCCAGCTGAAAAGCTTCTTGAACCTTAAAGAAGATGAGCAAAAAGCATTTAAAAGTTCAACAGGTATTCCTTTGGACAGCACAAATAAGCAAGTGATCGATTGGGTAGAACAAAGTTTGAAAATCAATCCAAACTATAAGTTAGCCATTAAAGGCGACTCAGAAACCAACTATCCAAAAGTGAAAAACTTATTTGAAGGATTGAGAGATATTGAGTTTTATAAATTTTGGTTAATTACAACCCAGGAGGGTAAATAA